A section of the Candidatus Chlorohelix allophototropha genome encodes:
- a CDS encoding TIR domain-containing protein → MLKLSIIYQEQYMLKLIIRFNKNPETSFRTNSPEIILGRTNSTKNPDYLDLSPDESVSRMHARIFFESGTWWLEDKGSKAGTRLNGKIIAQKIALSSGDTLYLGKTTIKVEFAAPEEAGYIDEILEIDETKTPTIISEDQHLAIFARLSELVAYSESLQNILQGFISEIRSRFPLADNISLALIENNELIIRASWPPFQAHLSFTLANKAIAHKQAFRWILDDVKDKLVPSVTDATSALYVPMIFNSKIIGLIHLDTSRVGISFSELDLQLLSVIANIIAPSLKASERDELPETPSVFISYSHKDIAFVKKLASDLRRRKIKVWYDERLREGEVWRNQLALSIKNTDVFLLILSPTSTNSEYVEWELTIAQSLHKKILPVMYEKTPLPLTILPLQYFSIGQDYQEFTLLLAERIYKERT, encoded by the coding sequence ATGCTCAAGCTCAGTATAATTTATCAAGAACAATACATGCTAAAACTTATAATTCGCTTTAATAAAAACCCTGAAACTAGTTTTCGCACTAATAGCCCTGAAATTATCCTGGGTAGGACCAACAGCACTAAAAATCCGGATTACCTGGATCTTAGCCCAGATGAATCGGTCTCACGAATGCATGCCAGAATCTTCTTTGAGTCCGGGACTTGGTGGTTGGAAGATAAAGGTAGCAAAGCTGGTACCAGGCTTAACGGTAAAATTATTGCTCAGAAAATCGCTCTTTCATCTGGAGATACTCTCTATCTTGGGAAGACTACAATTAAAGTTGAATTTGCTGCTCCAGAAGAAGCAGGCTATATTGATGAAATTCTGGAGATTGATGAAACGAAAACTCCTACCATTATCTCAGAGGACCAACATCTGGCAATTTTTGCCCGGCTCTCTGAACTGGTTGCATATTCTGAGAGCTTACAAAATATACTACAGGGGTTTATAAGTGAAATTAGAAGTAGATTTCCTCTGGCAGATAATATATCGCTGGCTTTAATCGAAAACAATGAGCTGATAATAAGAGCGAGTTGGCCTCCTTTTCAAGCACACCTCAGTTTTACTCTAGCAAACAAAGCAATAGCTCATAAACAAGCATTTAGATGGATTTTAGATGATGTTAAAGATAAACTGGTGCCCAGTGTTACCGATGCAACTTCGGCATTATATGTTCCGATGATTTTCAATTCAAAAATAATTGGTTTGATACACCTGGATACTAGCAGAGTTGGGATTAGTTTTTCCGAACTTGACCTCCAGCTTTTAAGTGTAATTGCAAATATAATAGCGCCTTCTCTTAAAGCCAGTGAGAGAGATGAATTGCCTGAAACCCCTTCAGTGTTTATTTCCTATAGTCACAAAGATATTGCCTTTGTTAAAAAACTCGCAAGCGATTTGCGAAGGCGAAAGATAAAAGTCTGGTACGATGAACGATTGAGAGAAGGCGAAGTCTGGCGGAACCAGTTGGCACTCAGTATAAAGAATACAGATGTCTTCCTTCTCATATTATCCCCTACCAGCACTAACTCAGAGTATGTAGAGTGGGAGCTGACTATCGCACAGTCTTTGCATAAAAAAATTCTTCCCGTTATGTATGAGAAAACCCCGTTACCTTTAACAATTTTACCGCTGCAATATTTTTCAATTGGGCAAGATTATCAGGAATTTACCCTTTTATTGGCTGAAAGAATCTATAAGGAGCGCACATGA
- a CDS encoding four helix bundle protein, with the protein MNEQEFKNRTKQLGLRIIKLVEALPPGKTGDVLGKQILRSATSVGANYRAACRGKSAADVIAKLGIVEEEADETQYWLELIAEAGLVPLARITDLMAETNEIVAMTVASIKTLRNRQKSKNQ; encoded by the coding sequence ATGAATGAACAAGAGTTTAAAAACAGGACGAAGCAACTTGGACTTCGGATAATAAAGCTGGTAGAGGCTCTGCCGCCCGGAAAAACAGGAGATGTGTTGGGTAAGCAAATATTACGCTCAGCTACTTCCGTTGGGGCAAATTATCGGGCAGCTTGCCGAGGCAAATCTGCGGCAGATGTAATCGCAAAACTAGGGATAGTGGAAGAAGAAGCGGACGAAACACAATACTGGCTGGAACTGATTGCAGAAGCGGGACTCGTTCCCCTAGCGCGAATAACCGACTTGATGGCAGAAACTAATGAAATAGTTGCTATGACAGTCGCATCAATCAAGACACTCAGAAATCGTCAAAAATCAAAAAACCAGTAG
- a CDS encoding Swt1 family HEPN domain-containing protein, producing MALSNRDRVSKGLDLLRDGLKPYFQREFQALYKDGWMDYARQSLANDYALNNQPFANWDAAPLLKIMWDQWNIVFNRTLGQSERSLVSELRTVRNNWAHQQAFTLDDAYRALDSIQRLLTAVNAPEARELEKQKQEILRLRFEEQAKVESRKVAIAPIEGQPAAGYRPWREIVTPHTDVARGTYQQAEFAADLGQVYRGEGTDEYRDPRSFFQRTFLTEGLKTLLSGALKRLSGTGGDPVVELQTNFGGGKTHSMLALFHLFSGAIPGDLLGVEEILKEAGVTTLPKVQRAALVGQALSPAQPQRKADGTEVFTMWGELAWQLLGRDGYELVAESDRKGVSPGSDILRQLFSAAAPCLILIDEWVAYLRMLYGKYDLTGGSFDSNLTFAQALTETARAVPRTLVVASLPASDIEIGGEGGREALSRLRNTFGRMESAWRPASAEEGFEIVRRRLFEPITEPSLYTARDAVVKAFTEMYRTQSAEFPSACREADYERRMKAAYPIHPELFDRLYNDWSTLEKFQRTRGVLRLMAAVIHALWERDDRSLLILPANVPVDDSTVQTELTRYLDDTWVPVIEKDVDGQHSLPLRLDRENPNLGRYSAARRVARTLYLGSAPTLNTANKGLDDQRIKLGCAQPGESVATFGDALRRLTDQATHLYVDGKRYWFSTQPSVNRLAQDRATQQKDDDIYLEILARLRVEQKDQKNRGDFSAVHLAPANSSEVPDERETRLVMLAPEHWHSRNAKDSPARKEVGIILDQRGSSPRRYRNALVFLAPDSARYKDLEQAVRQYLAWKSIEDERETLNLDNFQSNQAKVKRGQADDTIKQRIPETYIWLLVPGLPSPNAPNTELEWEELGLQGSDPLAVRASKKLKNQELLITQLGATRLKMELDRIPLWRGERNGADVGVKQLVDDFAQYLYLPRLRDPHVLTESIQAGVASMMWESETFAYAEGWDSQWEKYRGLKTGQITSVILDGESLVVKSEVAQRQIEEEDATRRAAEARRERERAEKAGNPPPPAHIRKLEPDVPDERDVPPIDTLKKEGLHRFHGSITLDALRLSRDVGTISEAVIQHLAGLLRSKVKITLEIEADLPEGTPDNVVRTVTENCRTLKFEQFGFEEN from the coding sequence ATGGCATTGAGCAACCGGGATAGAGTATCAAAAGGATTGGATTTGCTGAGAGATGGCTTGAAACCCTATTTCCAGCGAGAATTTCAGGCATTGTACAAAGATGGCTGGATGGATTACGCTCGGCAATCGCTGGCTAACGACTACGCCCTGAACAACCAGCCCTTTGCCAATTGGGATGCCGCCCCGCTGCTCAAAATCATGTGGGATCAGTGGAATATCGTTTTTAACCGCACTCTGGGGCAGAGCGAGCGCAGCTTAGTCAGCGAATTGCGGACGGTACGCAATAATTGGGCGCACCAACAAGCCTTTACCCTAGACGATGCCTATCGCGCCTTGGACAGCATTCAGCGTCTGCTTACCGCAGTCAATGCCCCCGAAGCCCGCGAACTGGAGAAACAGAAACAGGAAATCTTGCGGTTGCGCTTTGAAGAGCAAGCCAAAGTGGAGAGTCGGAAAGTAGCCATTGCCCCCATCGAGGGACAACCCGCCGCAGGTTATCGCCCGTGGAGGGAAATCGTCACTCCGCATACAGACGTAGCGCGGGGCACTTACCAGCAAGCCGAATTTGCCGCCGATTTGGGTCAGGTGTATCGGGGTGAAGGTACGGATGAATACCGCGACCCCCGCTCCTTCTTCCAGCGCACCTTCCTAACCGAGGGCTTGAAAACCCTGCTATCGGGCGCGTTAAAACGCCTCAGCGGAACGGGCGGTGACCCGGTAGTAGAACTGCAAACCAACTTTGGGGGTGGCAAAACCCACTCCATGCTGGCATTATTCCACCTCTTTTCCGGCGCAATTCCCGGAGATTTATTGGGCGTGGAAGAGATACTAAAAGAAGCGGGGGTAACTACCCTGCCAAAGGTGCAACGGGCGGCGCTGGTGGGACAAGCCCTCTCTCCGGCGCAACCGCAGCGCAAAGCGGACGGCACCGAAGTATTCACCATGTGGGGCGAACTGGCGTGGCAACTACTTGGGCGGGATGGCTACGAACTGGTAGCCGAATCTGATCGTAAGGGGGTTAGCCCCGGCTCGGATATATTGCGCCAATTGTTCAGCGCGGCTGCCCCCTGCCTGATACTGATTGACGAGTGGGTCGCCTACTTGCGAATGTTGTACGGTAAGTATGACTTAACGGGCGGCTCTTTCGATTCCAACCTGACCTTTGCCCAAGCTCTAACCGAAACCGCCAGAGCCGTCCCCCGTACGTTGGTAGTCGCCAGCTTACCTGCCTCCGACATCGAAATCGGGGGAGAGGGTGGGCGCGAAGCTCTCTCTCGTCTGCGTAACACCTTTGGGCGCATGGAATCGGCATGGCGACCTGCCAGCGCGGAAGAAGGCTTTGAGATAGTCCGCCGCCGCCTGTTCGAGCCAATCACCGAACCCTCGCTTTATACTGCCAGAGATGCGGTGGTAAAAGCCTTCACCGAGATGTACCGCACCCAGAGTGCCGAGTTCCCTTCTGCTTGCCGCGAAGCCGACTACGAACGGCGCATGAAAGCGGCTTACCCCATACACCCGGAACTGTTCGACCGGCTCTACAACGACTGGAGTACCCTTGAGAAATTCCAGCGCACTCGCGGCGTATTGCGTTTAATGGCGGCAGTAATCCATGCCCTGTGGGAAAGGGATGATCGCAGCCTGCTCATACTGCCCGCCAACGTGCCGGTGGACGACTCTACCGTGCAGACCGAACTGACCCGCTATCTGGACGACACGTGGGTTCCGGTAATCGAAAAAGATGTGGATGGGCAACATTCCTTGCCTTTGCGCCTTGACCGGGAAAACCCCAATCTAGGGCGTTATTCTGCCGCGCGTCGGGTAGCCCGCACCCTCTATCTCGGTTCTGCCCCCACCCTGAATACCGCCAACAAAGGGCTGGACGACCAGCGCATCAAGTTGGGATGCGCCCAACCGGGGGAGAGCGTGGCAACCTTTGGCGATGCCCTGCGCCGCTTGACCGATCAAGCCACCCACCTTTATGTGGACGGCAAGCGTTACTGGTTCTCCACTCAACCCAGCGTAAACCGACTGGCGCAGGATCGTGCCACCCAACAAAAGGATGACGACATTTATCTGGAAATCTTGGCGCGGTTGCGAGTCGAGCAGAAAGACCAGAAGAACCGGGGCGATTTCAGCGCAGTACATCTCGCTCCGGCAAACAGCAGCGAAGTGCCGGACGAGCGAGAGACGCGCTTGGTGATGCTTGCCCCCGAACATTGGCACAGCCGCAACGCCAAAGACAGCCCGGCACGCAAGGAAGTCGGCATTATTCTCGACCAGCGCGGCAGCAGCCCCCGCCGATACCGAAACGCCTTGGTATTTCTTGCGCCGGATAGCGCTCGCTACAAGGATTTGGAACAAGCGGTGCGGCAATACCTCGCTTGGAAATCAATTGAAGATGAGCGCGAAACCCTAAACCTCGACAACTTCCAGTCCAATCAAGCTAAAGTTAAGCGTGGGCAGGCAGATGATACTATCAAGCAACGCATCCCTGAAACCTACATCTGGTTGCTGGTACCGGGACTACCCAGTCCCAACGCGCCCAACACCGAACTGGAGTGGGAAGAATTGGGCTTGCAAGGGAGTGACCCGCTGGCAGTAAGGGCGAGTAAAAAGCTCAAAAACCAAGAACTACTCATCACCCAATTGGGGGCAACTCGTCTGAAAATGGAACTGGATCGGATACCCTTGTGGCGGGGTGAACGGAACGGCGCAGATGTGGGAGTAAAGCAGTTGGTGGACGACTTCGCCCAATACCTCTACTTGCCGCGCCTTAGAGACCCTCATGTATTGACCGAGTCCATTCAGGCAGGGGTGGCTTCGATGATGTGGGAGAGCGAAACCTTCGCCTATGCCGAGGGCTGGGATAGCCAATGGGAAAAGTACCGGGGGTTAAAAACCGGGCAAATAACCTCAGTAATTTTAGATGGGGAAAGTCTGGTAGTTAAATCCGAAGTGGCACAACGCCAAATAGAGGAAGAAGACGCGACACGTCGAGCAGCCGAAGCGCGGCGGGAACGCGAAAGAGCCGAGAAAGCCGGTAACCCACCCCCACCGGCACATATCCGAAAGCTAGAACCGGACGTACCAGACGAGCGGGATGTGCCGCCAATTGATACGCTCAAGAAAGAAGGACTACACCGCTTTCATGGCAGCATCACACTGGATGCGCTCAGACTCAGTCGGGATGTAGGGACGATTTCAGAGGCGGTAATTCAGCATCTGGCGGGGCTGCTGCGCTCGAAGGTTAAAATTACGCTGGAGATAGAAGCCGACTTGCCGGAAGGCACACCGGATAACGTGGTTCGCACCGTCACTGAAAACTGTCGCACTCTAAAATTCGAGCAGTTCGGGTTTGAGGAAAATTAA